One window of the Salvia splendens isolate huo1 chromosome 1, SspV2, whole genome shotgun sequence genome contains the following:
- the LOC121807658 gene encoding gamma-cadinene synthase-like produces MAAANMVSANSSNVRHIRPPTLSYKPSMWANIFSSFSFDNQVQEKYSKEMEALSKETGRMLMAAESTKLLILIDKIERLGVAYHFEKEIEEKLKLIYESGKEREDVDDDLLTTALRFRLLRQHQYAVYCDVFDKFVEKDYKWKPESHGNDVEGILSLYEAAHARIRNEKILDDAAKFTVGQLNQVLSSSDQSPIVKEKVQQALKHSIHRGLPILNIRFYISIYEREGTTDELLLKLAKLNFNFLQNIYRKELVELTRWWDKFDLKNKLPYARDRVVECYLWGNALRYEPQYSYLRVTVAKNMQLVSIMDDTYDNYATLEEDDLFTEILERWNLDEIDVLPDFMKVVYRFIMSTYEDFVVDAEKKGKSFVVPYYRETVKQLGRAYNKEQKWIMERQMPGFEEYMTNSVITSCMYVMFTSLVPGMKYIDEAAVQWLLSEPKIVISTAKMGRTLEDLGSHERENREGKMATVVDCYMKDKGVSKQEAISEFVELVENGWEDVSAEWAKGSSTVPKEMVEQLLNYGRIAEITYNNKEDGYTDPEKYLGPLIAALYVDPLPLHI; encoded by the exons ATGGCTGCAGCAAATATGGTGAGTGCTAATTCAAGCAACGTGAGGCATATCCGCCCTCCCACCCTCTCATACAAGCCAAGCATGTGGGCCaatattttctcttcattttctTTTGATAATCag GTGCAGGAGAAGTACTCTAAGGAAATGGAAGCGTTGAGTAAGGAAACAGGAAGAATGTTAATGGCTGCAGAGTCTACAAAATTGTTGATATTGATCGACAAAATTGAGCGTTTGGGAGTCGCGTATCATTTTGAGAAGGAGATCGAAGAGAAGCTCAAACTGATTTATGAATCGGGAAAGGAACGTGAAGACGTCGACGATGACTTGCTTACTACTGCACTTAGATTTCGTTTGCTCAGGCAACATCAGTATGCTGTTTATTGCG ATGTTTTCGACAAATTCGTTGAGAAGGACTACAAATGGAAACCAGAAAGCCATGGCAACGACGTCGAAGGCATCCTAAGTTTGTACGAGGCAGCTCATGCACGAATTCGCAACGAAAAAATATTAGACGACGCTGCAAAATTCACAGTGGGTCAATTGAATCAAGTGCTATCATCATCAGATCAGTCTCCCATTGTGAAAGAGAAAGTGCAGCAAGCTTTGAAGCACTCCATTCATAGAGGCCTTCCAATTTTAAATATCCGATTCTACATTTCCATCTATGAAAGAGAAGGAACAACCGATGAATTACTTCTCAAATTAGCCAAactcaatttcaatttcttgCAGAATATCTATAGGAAAGAGTTGGTTGAACTCACAAG GTGGTGGGATAAATTTGACTTAAAGAACAAACTGCCGTATGCAAGAGACAGAGTTGTGGAGTGTTATCTATGGGGCAATGCGTTACGCTACGAACCTCAATACTCTTACCTTCGAGTAACTGTTGCCAAGAACATGCAACTTGTGTCGATTATGGATGATACCTATGATAATTACGCTACACTTGAAGAGGATGATCTTTTCACCGAGATTCTCGAGAG GTGGAATTTGGATGAGATTGATGTACTCCCTGATTTCATGAAAGTTGTTTATAGATTCATTATGAGTACATATGAAGATTTTGTAGTTGATGCTGAAAAGAAAGGAAAATCATTCGTTGTTCCTTACTACAGAGAAACA GTGAAGCAGCTTGGTAGGGCTTATAACAAAGAGCAGAAGTGGATTATGGAAAGGCAAATGCCAGGTTTCGAAGAATACATGACGAATTCAGTGATCACGAGCTGTATGTATGTGATGTTCACATCTCTTGTCCCCGGCATGAAATATATTGATGAAGCAGCAGTCCAATGGCTCCTCAGTGAGCCCAAAATAGTCATTTCCACGGCCAAGATGGGTCGAACCCTAGAAGACTTGGGCAGCCATGAA CGCGAGAATAGGGAAGGGAAAATGGCGACGGTGGTGGATTGCTACATGAAAGACAAAGGCGTGTCGAAGCAAGAAGCGATTAGTGAGTTTGTGGAGCTTGTTGAGAATGGATGGGAAGATGTAAGTGCAGAGTGGGCAAAGGGAAGTAGCACAGTGCCTAAGGAAATGGTGGAGCAACTCTTAAACTATGGTCGAATAGCTGAGATCACTTACAATAATAAAGAGGATGGCTACACTGATCCTGAGAAGTATTTGGGGCCATTGATTGCAGCTCTTTATgtggatcctcttcctcttcacaTTTGA